A window of Roseburia hominis A2-183 genomic DNA:
GGCGAGGAAGGATCTTTCCTCTCTCAGAGATGTATCTCTTTAACTTGTTGGTATCCTTGTAATCGATCACATTGTCCTTACCACAGAATACACAAACTTTTTTTCTTCTATGCATCGGGCGTCTCTTCATTGGAGCGCCTTCTTTGTCTGCTGCCTTATTGAAAGCCATGATAATTACCTCCTGTTATTATCGTCCATTAGTTAAATGGTAACTCTTCATCAATTCCGTCCGGAATATTCATGAAGCCATCACCCGCTGCACTGCTCGGTGACGGTCTGTCGGAAGGGGTAAAACCGGAATTATCTCCGCCGCCGGAAGCATTCTTGCTCTCTGCGAACTCTACATTCTCAGCAACAACGTCCGTCGTGTATACACGCTGTCCGTCCTTGTTGGTGTAGCTTCCGGTCTGAATACGTCCCTCCAGAACGAATTTAGTTCCCTTACGTCCGAATCTCTCCAGAAACTCTGCAGTTCTGCCAAATGCAACGCAGTTGATAAAATCTGCTGTCTGCTCGTCCCCGTCACGACGGAAACGGCGGTCTACCGCAAGCGAAAATCTTGCGATGGCGGTGGAGTTCTCACCCTGTGAGTAACGCACCTCTGCATCTCTGGTCAGTCTTCCCATAAGAATCACTTTGTTCATATACGATTCCTCTCTTCCCTCAAACAAACGTTATCAGATCAAAGAATCTCTTATTTCTCGTCTTTTCTCACAACTAAGAAACGAAGTACGTTGTCCATGATACGAACATCCTGCTCAACTTCTGCTGGAACAGTCGGCTCTGCATCGAACTGAATGAAGTAGTAATAAGCTTCGCTCATCTTCTGAACTTCGTAAGCTAACTTCTTCTTACCCCAGTCCTCTACTTCTGTTACAGTACCGCCGGCACGAGTGATGTACTCTTTTGCCTTCTCTACTGTAGCTGTTCTCGCATCGTCTTCGATCTTTGCACTGACAACGAGTGCTAACTCATACTTATTCATGCGAATTTCCTCCTTTTGGTCTCTGGCCCACGTTTTCATTACATGAGCAAGGAATAATTATTATATCACGAGTATCTACTATAACACGTTTTCCCTGTAATTACAAGTGCTTTCTTGAAAAAAGCGCAAAAAACTGCGCAGCGAGCCTATTCCGTCTCCCCCGCCTTGCGCAGCCCTTTGGTATTTTTCTCCACAAGCTTTCTCGCAATCATGATCTGATGCCCGCAACCCGTACATTTCAGGCGGAAATCCGCGCCGACGCGCAGAATCTCCCACTCACTGCTGCCACACGGATGCTGCTTTTTCAGCTTTACGATGTCTCCCACTTCATAATGGTACTGGTTCATGGTCTTCCTCACTTTCCTAATGTAGTGATAGTGTAGCATGTTTCGCTCCGCTGCGGTAGAAAAAAATTTCATTCGCCTGGCGCCCGTCTACACCTCAATCTGCCCGAACACATCGCCGAGTCCCGCCTGAATCAGCAGATCTGCCCTCGCGTCCATCGGCGTCGTCGATTTGTTGATTAACACCAGTTTATTTCCCCGGTAATAATCGATCAGACCGGCTGCCGGATATACCGCAAGCGATGTTCCACCGATAATCAGCATATCCGCATGGCTGATATAAAATACCGCATCCTCCAGCGTCTGCTGGTCCAGTCCTTCCTCATAGAGTACCACATCCGGCTTGATCGTACCGCCGCAGGCATCGCACAGAGGTACTTTTCCCGGATAATCCCTCACATACTCCGCATCAAATCCCTTGCCGCACTTCCTGCAGTAATTACGGTGCACGCTGCCGTGCAGTTCCAGCACGCGCTTACTTCCCGCCAGCTGATGCAGACCGTCAATATTCTGCGTCACGACGGCTTTTACTTTTCCGGCCGCCTCAAGCTCCGCCAGCTTTTTATGCGTGATGTTCGGTTCCGCGTCAAGGCAGAGCATTTTGTCCCGGTAAAAACGGTAAAACTCCTCCGGGTATTTTATATAAAAGGAATGGCTTAAAATCGTCTCCGGCGGATAGTCATATTTCTGGTTGTAAAGACCATCCACACTGCGGAAATCAGGAATTCCGCTCTCCGTAGATACACCGGCTCCCCCGAAGAATACAATATTGTCCGACTCCTTCACCATCTGCAAAAATTGTTCGATATTCGTCATTGACTGGCGCCTCCCATCCCACTGCGATTTTCTCTATCATACACCAACCGCACGCCAAAATCTATTGGTATTCCGTCCGCAGATCCGGAAAACGTTCTCTAAAACGCAAACATCAGCTACAGCAGAACCCAGGTCTTTTAGATAAAGCAAAAAAACAGCAGTCATGCGACTGCTGCCTAAAAAGTTGCGGGAATAGGATTTGAACCTATGACCTTCGGGTTATGAGCCCGACGAGCTTCCAGACTGCTCCATCCCGCGCTATATGCAACCACCATTGCTTCCTGTATCACAATGTCCGTTGCTTGTTAACATAATGTATTATAACTCTTTCGTACCCACTTGTCAAATCCGCTTCCGCACCCTGCTTTTTCCTGCCTTACTCTATCATTATATGCAGAGCTGACATCCTATAGAACCGATTTTTTCATTTTTCTGTTTTCACAGACATTTTTGCAGAAAAAATCCTTCCCGGGCGCAGCCACAGCCG
This region includes:
- a CDS encoding NAD-dependent protein deacylase — encoded protein: MTNIEQFLQMVKESDNIVFFGGAGVSTESGIPDFRSVDGLYNQKYDYPPETILSHSFYIKYPEEFYRFYRDKMLCLDAEPNITHKKLAELEAAGKVKAVVTQNIDGLHQLAGSKRVLELHGSVHRNYCRKCGKGFDAEYVRDYPGKVPLCDACGGTIKPDVVLYEEGLDQQTLEDAVFYISHADMLIIGGTSLAVYPAAGLIDYYRGNKLVLINKSTTPMDARADLLIQAGLGDVFGQIEV
- the rpsF gene encoding 30S ribosomal protein S6, whose amino-acid sequence is MNKYELALVVSAKIEDDARTATVEKAKEYITRAGGTVTEVEDWGKKKLAYEVQKMSEAYYYFIQFDAEPTVPAEVEQDVRIMDNVLRFLVVRKDEK
- a CDS encoding DUF951 domain-containing protein, with amino-acid sequence MNQYHYEVGDIVKLKKQHPCGSSEWEILRVGADFRLKCTGCGHQIMIARKLVEKNTKGLRKAGETE
- the rpsR gene encoding 30S ribosomal protein S18, with the protein product MAFNKAADKEGAPMKRRPMHRRKKVCVFCGKDNVIDYKDTNKLKRYISERGKILPRRITGNCAKHQRALTVAIKRARHVALMPYVCE
- a CDS encoding single-stranded DNA-binding protein; the encoded protein is MNKVILMGRLTRDAEVRYSQGENSTAIARFSLAVDRRFRRDGDEQTADFINCVAFGRTAEFLERFGRKGTKFVLEGRIQTGSYTNKDGQRVYTTDVVAENVEFAESKNASGGGDNSGFTPSDRPSPSSAAGDGFMNIPDGIDEELPFN